A window of Paraburkholderia megapolitana genomic DNA:
GAACCACCGCACCGGCGCGCAGGCGCTCGCCGCGGTGCGCGACGCGTTGCGGCGCGGCGGTCGCGAGAACGTCGTGACGCTGCTGATTACCGGCGATATGGCGTCGGTGGAATTGCAGGCGCTGGCCGCGCAGGGCATTCCGGTGCTGCACAAACCGGTGACGCCGGCGCGTCTGCGGCGCACGCTGGAACTGCTGTGGCAGCAGGCGGACAGCGCGCGTGCAGCGACTTCGGGAAGTGGGGCCGGGATTGTCCAGGGGAGTGCGGTCGACACGATGGCCGACACCGTCGGCGCCGCTCCGTCGATCCAGTTGGGCAGACCGGGGCAGCTCGCCTGACAAGGCGCTGCGTCAGCGTGCTAATGGCGACGGCGGCCGCAGTGCGGCCGCGCGTCTATCGATACAGGGATGCGTAGAAGCTGCGGGCTACGAACTGAACGACGAGTCGTAGCGCCCCGCAGCGCGACTTACAACGTCTTGCCGGCTTCGAGCCAACCGTTGATCACCGCGATCGCAGTCGACCGGTTGTGCACACCCAGCGCACGGAAGATCACCGACAGATGCACCTTCACGGTTCCCTCGGCCACACCGAGTTCGCGCGCAATCATCTTGTTGGTCCAGCCACGGTGAACGAGCCGCATGATGTCCTGCTGCCGCGGCGAGAGGTTTTCCAGCAGATGCTGCTGATGCGGCTGCAGGCCCTGCACGGGCTGCGCGGTCAGCACTTCGGTAAGGGAGGCCACCGGCTGGTCGCCGGCCGCGACGGCGGCGGATGCCGTGGCAGAGGCGGTGGTGGTTTCGCGTGTGCCGAGCAGGCTCAGCGCTTCCATCGGCACATAAGCGCCGCCGGACAGCACGAGTTCGATAGCTTTGAGCATGACGCTGGCGGGCTGGCGTTTCGGCACGAAGCCGAGCGCGCCGGCGGCGAGCACGGCACGCATTTCGTCGGGCGATTCTTCCGCCGACAGCACGACTACCGGCAGCGCCGGGTTCGCCTTCAGCAGCACTGCCAGCGACGGTGCGCCGCCCATGCCGGGCATGTTGAGATCGACGATCGCGAGGTCGTGGTCCGCATCGGGCCGGGCGGCGGCGGCGAGCGTTTCCCAGCTATCGGCTTCGTCGAACTGGGCATCCGGGTCGAGGCCGCGCAACAGCCCTTTCACACCCTGGCGGATGAGTTCATGGTCGTCGGCCACTAGAAACTTCATGATGTCTCCGCGAGTCGGCCTTGCCGCTTTGTTGTGCCACTGTTGTTGTGCCGTTGCTGCCCGCTGCCCGCTTTGCGACCGGTGGCCTTGCGGCCGGACTGGTGCGCATCGATGGCGGCGCGCCCTGATTGACGCGTCGTCATGGTCCGAGGCGCGTGCGGCGATGGTGCACGGTCCCGGGTGTTGCTACCCCGCGTCCTCGTCATGCTGTGCCCGCGGGGGCATGGCCGGTTGCTGCCTTCAGTCTCTGTTTTTTTCATCCGCTGTTTCACTCACTACTCTGCTGTGCGCCGAATGACCGTATTACCGGACAACCGGCTCCGGAAGCCGGC
This region includes:
- a CDS encoding response regulator, which encodes MKFLVADDHELIRQGVKGLLRGLDPDAQFDEADSWETLAAAARPDADHDLAIVDLNMPGMGGAPSLAVLLKANPALPVVVLSAEESPDEMRAVLAAGALGFVPKRQPASVMLKAIELVLSGGAYVPMEALSLLGTRETTTASATASAAVAAGDQPVASLTEVLTAQPVQGLQPHQQHLLENLSPRQQDIMRLVHRGWTNKMIARELGVAEGTVKVHLSVIFRALGVHNRSTAIAVINGWLEAGKTL